In the genome of Actinomadura graeca, one region contains:
- a CDS encoding branched-chain amino acid ABC transporter permease — MPALLGSTAYIGLLTLAGIWGVAGVGVSLLAGLGGQFTFGQAGLVGIGAYASAVVTAEHGGHPLLGVLAGVVIAVAVALVTAPILRLRGWYLALATLALGHLILHLEVTLTPVTNGNDGISEIPPLGAFGVTLGGETAFFVASWTTVALCMLVGRNLAASRFGRAARAVQADEDAARGLAVPALRYKTAMWVLAAAMAALSGSLYAHYSQFVSPADFGVDHSITLFVAVLLGGYRSVFGTLVALGFLLSLPELGGTLSTPLLTALALMVVYALSPAGLAGLAERAVPAVRRLPKRHGHA, encoded by the coding sequence GTGCCGGCGCTCCTCGGGTCCACCGCCTACATCGGCCTGCTCACGCTGGCGGGGATCTGGGGCGTCGCCGGGGTCGGCGTCTCCCTGCTCGCCGGGCTGGGCGGGCAGTTCACCTTCGGGCAGGCCGGGCTGGTGGGCATCGGCGCGTACGCCAGCGCCGTCGTGACCGCCGAGCACGGCGGGCACCCGCTCCTCGGCGTCCTCGCCGGGGTCGTGATCGCGGTCGCGGTGGCGCTGGTGACCGCGCCGATCCTGCGGCTGCGGGGCTGGTACCTCGCGCTCGCCACGCTCGCCCTCGGCCACCTGATCCTGCACCTGGAGGTCACGCTGACGCCCGTCACCAACGGCAACGACGGGATCTCCGAGATCCCGCCGCTCGGCGCGTTCGGGGTGACGCTCGGCGGCGAGACCGCGTTCTTCGTGGCGAGCTGGACGACCGTGGCGCTGTGCATGCTGGTCGGGCGGAACCTCGCCGCGTCGCGGTTCGGACGCGCCGCGCGCGCCGTGCAGGCCGACGAGGACGCGGCCCGCGGCCTGGCCGTCCCCGCGCTGCGGTACAAGACCGCGATGTGGGTGCTGGCCGCGGCCATGGCCGCACTGTCGGGCAGCCTGTACGCGCACTACTCGCAGTTCGTCTCGCCGGCCGATTTCGGCGTGGACCACTCGATCACGCTGTTCGTCGCGGTCCTGCTCGGCGGATACCGGAGCGTCTTCGGCACCCTCGTCGCGCTGGGGTTCCTGCTGTCGCTGCCCGAACTCGGCGGCACGCTGTCCACTCCGCTGCTCACCGCGCTCGCCCTCATGGTCGTCTACGCGCTCTCGCCCGCGGGACTGGCGGGGCTGGCGGAGCGGGCCGTCCCCGCCGTGCGGCGCCTGCCGAAAAGGCACGGGCATGCTTGA
- a CDS encoding ABC transporter ATP-binding protein, which yields MLEIDGLDVRFRGVHALRSVTARIDEGAVVGLIGPNGAGKSTMVGCIAGTVRPTSGSVRWRGTRLDRLSTERIAGHGIARTYQHARLFHGHTVLDNVMTGAHRLGTHGMLRAMVRAPGLRRDEIRLRDHAEEAMAAVGVGHLAAAPVDDLTAGQQRLVAVARALSSRPGFLLLDEPAAGLTDAERDVLLGDLRRYFARHRGSALVIEHHLGFLMELVSDVIVLVRGSVLTRGAPDAVRADPAVIEAYIGV from the coding sequence ATGCTTGAGATCGACGGTCTCGACGTCCGCTTCCGCGGCGTCCACGCCCTGCGCTCGGTCACGGCGCGCATCGACGAGGGCGCCGTCGTGGGCCTGATCGGCCCCAACGGCGCGGGCAAATCCACCATGGTCGGCTGCATCGCCGGGACGGTGCGGCCCACGTCCGGTTCCGTCCGCTGGCGCGGGACGCGGCTCGACCGGCTCTCCACCGAGCGGATCGCCGGGCACGGCATCGCCCGCACCTACCAGCACGCCCGGCTCTTCCACGGCCACACCGTCCTCGACAACGTCATGACCGGCGCCCACCGGCTCGGCACCCATGGGATGCTCCGGGCGATGGTGCGGGCACCCGGGCTCCGCCGCGACGAGATCCGCCTCCGCGACCACGCCGAGGAGGCCATGGCCGCCGTGGGCGTGGGCCACCTGGCCGCGGCGCCGGTCGACGACCTGACCGCCGGGCAGCAGCGGCTCGTGGCGGTCGCCCGGGCCCTGTCGTCCCGTCCCGGCTTCCTGCTGCTGGACGAGCCCGCCGCCGGGCTGACCGACGCCGAGCGGGACGTGCTGCTGGGCGACCTGCGGCGCTACTTCGCCCGGCACCGCGGGAGCGCGCTCGTCATCGAGCACCATCTGGGGTTCCTGATGGAGCTGGTGTCCGACGTGATCGTGCTCGTCCGCGGATCCGTGCTCACGCGGGGCGCACCGGACGCCGTCCGGGCCGACCCCGCCGTCATAGAGGCGTACATCGGTGTCTGA
- a CDS encoding ABC transporter ATP-binding protein: protein MSERLELHGVDAGYDGATVLHGVDLTVTAGSVTCLLGANGAGKSTTARVAAGLLSPARGTVRLDGADITGLPAHRRVPLGLVMVPEGRHLFTGLSVRDNLALGAYRRPAAGRKDDLDRVLDLFPQLVPLLRQAAGDLSGGEQQMLAIGRALMARPRLLVLDEPSLALSPLPARTILGKTRDLADEGVGVLLIEQSVTGSLQVADTAVVLENGRVAMSGPVAEIRDDPRVVASYLGGVV, encoded by the coding sequence GTGTCTGAGCGACTCGAACTCCACGGCGTCGACGCCGGATACGACGGCGCGACGGTCCTGCACGGCGTCGATCTGACGGTGACCGCGGGCAGCGTGACGTGCCTGCTCGGCGCCAACGGCGCGGGCAAGAGCACGACGGCCCGCGTGGCGGCGGGGCTGCTGTCCCCCGCCCGCGGGACGGTCCGCCTCGACGGCGCCGACATCACCGGGCTGCCCGCCCATCGGCGGGTCCCGCTCGGGCTGGTCATGGTGCCCGAGGGCCGTCACCTGTTCACCGGGCTGTCGGTCCGCGACAACCTCGCGCTCGGCGCGTACCGGAGGCCCGCCGCCGGGCGCAAGGACGACCTGGACCGGGTCCTGGACCTGTTCCCCCAGCTGGTGCCGCTGCTACGGCAGGCCGCCGGGGACCTGTCCGGCGGCGAGCAGCAGATGCTCGCCATCGGCCGGGCGCTGATGGCCCGGCCCCGTCTCCTCGTCCTGGACGAGCCGAGCCTGGCGCTGTCACCGCTGCCGGCCCGGACGATCCTCGGCAAGACCCGCGACCTGGCCGACGAAGGCGTCGGCGTCCTGCTCATCGAGCAGAGCGTCACCGGCTCGCTCCAGGTGGCCGACACCGCCGTCGTCCTGGAGAACGGGCGGGTCGCGATGTCGGGACCGGTGGCCGAGATCCGCGACGACCCGCGGGTCGTGGCCTCGTACCTGGGAGGCGTCGTATGA
- a CDS encoding branched-chain amino acid ABC transporter permease — MTTLLQLTFAGLSMGAVYALISLGWTVLFQVARIYNLAQGAFVVVSAMTYISLVGDLGWPVPLAVGGALAVCLALGLLLYGVILNPRTARGEAGPIVMSLGSALVIAETLRYVWGVDARTAPAFLPTGTIRILGATAVPHALLLWTGTAVMFGAAWVMFHRTVLGKALRACSEDATGARVVGIDPHRMRLAAFTIAALFGAVGGILLAPLIAVSPHEVLPLGIFGFIGAAVGRWRYLPAAAGSVILGLVTGYVGGYGATAWQDAVLYGSVIVALLTVRQRRPGQRPLLRGRVRAGRRDPVPVSGPAGP, encoded by the coding sequence ATGACCACCCTGCTCCAGCTCACGTTCGCGGGGCTCAGCATGGGAGCGGTGTACGCGCTGATCTCCCTCGGCTGGACCGTGCTGTTCCAGGTGGCGAGGATCTACAACCTGGCCCAGGGCGCGTTCGTGGTCGTCTCCGCGATGACCTACATCAGCCTCGTCGGCGACCTCGGCTGGCCCGTCCCGCTGGCCGTCGGCGGGGCGCTGGCCGTCTGCCTCGCGCTGGGACTCCTGCTGTACGGGGTGATCCTCAACCCGCGGACGGCCCGCGGCGAGGCGGGCCCGATCGTCATGTCCCTCGGGTCGGCCCTGGTGATCGCCGAGACGCTCCGGTACGTGTGGGGCGTCGACGCGCGGACGGCACCGGCTTTCCTGCCGACCGGCACGATCCGGATCCTGGGGGCCACCGCCGTCCCTCATGCCCTGCTGCTCTGGACGGGCACGGCCGTGATGTTCGGGGCCGCGTGGGTGATGTTCCACCGGACCGTCCTCGGGAAGGCGCTGCGGGCCTGCTCGGAGGACGCCACCGGCGCGCGGGTCGTGGGCATCGACCCGCACCGGATGCGGCTCGCGGCGTTCACCATCGCGGCGCTGTTCGGCGCGGTCGGCGGGATCCTGCTCGCCCCGCTGATCGCGGTCAGCCCCCACGAGGTGCTGCCGCTCGGCATCTTCGGCTTCATCGGCGCCGCCGTGGGCCGCTGGCGCTATCTGCCCGCGGCGGCCGGGAGCGTGATCCTCGGCCTGGTCACCGGCTACGTCGGCGGCTACGGCGCCACCGCCTGGCAGGACGCGGTGCTCTACGGGTCGGTGATCGTGGCCCTGCTCACGGTGCGGCAGCGGCGCCCGGGGCAACGCCCGCTCCTGCGCGGCCGCGTCCGCGCGGGCCGCCGCGACCCGGTCCCCGTCAGCGGGCCCGCCGGTCCCTGA
- a CDS encoding ABC transporter substrate-binding protein, producing the protein MPLTHRHPTITAAASAAVLLLATGCGGGAKGDDGPVDLGVIIEKTGPLAVLGLTELDAVELAVKQVNQAGGVRGRTVRLVVRDSESQPAVAAAAAREFARRKDVPAVLGTATGAGCSAMNAILEPKGVMQFCLSPIATRVKPLIFWAQGSLDQYHVFLNPYFAHKGMTRIALVRTADATGDAMEKIVRDLAARNPTITLTGVETFQSGATTVQTQLIRLRGQKPDAVVAGASGANLLPIAQGMNTLGMKMPLVVGHGAVAHSVLDLVKGSLVPGGMVAGVHWVNLPDAEIPASVPNRDTILKFRAAWQAAYGTKPAGHSEAAAFDAANQILDALKAGAGDGKEIAAHIERTRFTGVLGAYTYAKDDHQGLGYAPGMLRFGDDGRFHLEYLAK; encoded by the coding sequence ATGCCCCTCACACACCGTCATCCCACCATCACGGCCGCGGCGTCCGCGGCGGTCCTCCTGCTCGCCACCGGCTGCGGGGGAGGCGCGAAGGGCGACGACGGCCCGGTCGACCTCGGTGTGATCATCGAGAAGACCGGCCCGCTCGCCGTCCTCGGGCTCACCGAGCTCGACGCCGTCGAGCTGGCCGTCAAGCAGGTCAACCAGGCCGGGGGCGTCCGCGGCCGGACCGTCCGGCTCGTCGTGCGCGACTCGGAGTCGCAGCCGGCGGTCGCCGCGGCGGCGGCCCGCGAGTTCGCCCGCCGCAAGGACGTCCCGGCCGTGCTGGGCACCGCCACGGGCGCCGGGTGCAGCGCGATGAACGCGATCCTGGAGCCGAAGGGCGTCATGCAGTTCTGCCTGTCGCCGATCGCCACGCGCGTCAAGCCGCTGATCTTCTGGGCGCAGGGCTCGCTGGACCAGTACCACGTCTTCCTCAACCCCTACTTCGCGCACAAGGGCATGACGAGGATCGCCCTCGTCCGCACCGCCGACGCCACCGGCGACGCGATGGAGAAGATCGTCCGCGACCTCGCGGCCCGCAACCCCACGATCACGCTGACCGGGGTGGAGACGTTCCAGTCCGGCGCCACCACCGTGCAGACCCAGCTCATCCGGCTGCGCGGGCAGAAACCCGACGCGGTCGTCGCGGGCGCGTCCGGCGCCAACCTGCTGCCGATCGCCCAGGGCATGAACACGCTCGGCATGAAGATGCCGCTCGTGGTCGGGCACGGCGCGGTGGCGCACTCGGTGCTCGACCTCGTCAAGGGCTCCCTGGTGCCGGGCGGCATGGTGGCGGGCGTCCACTGGGTCAACCTGCCCGACGCCGAGATCCCGGCCTCCGTCCCCAACCGCGACACGATCCTGAAGTTCCGCGCCGCCTGGCAGGCCGCCTACGGGACGAAGCCGGCCGGGCACTCCGAGGCCGCGGCGTTCGACGCCGCCAACCAGATCCTCGACGCGCTGAAGGCCGGGGCGGGCGACGGCAAGGAGATCGCCGCCCATATCGAGCGGACCAGGTTCACCGGCGTGCTGGGCGCCTACACCTACGCCAAGGACGACCACCAGGGCCTCGGCTACGCCCCCGGCATGCTCCGGTTCGGCGACGACGGCCGGTTCCACCTCGAATACCTCGCGAAGTAA
- a CDS encoding NAD(P)/FAD-dependent oxidoreductase → MATHVIVGAGLAGGRAAGTLRDEGFEGRVVLVDAEPHPPYERPPLSKELILGTKQPADARLFPEPFYRDNDIELLLGAGVARLAPGEHRVELADGATIEADKVLLATGSRPRPLPVPGAGLRGVHHLRTLDDAETIRAALLDGAALAVVGGGFIGAELAASARALGNPVTMVELDDLPMRRVLGDDIAARLTRFHRERGVRVITRVGVERFEGDGGGRPADRRVRRVVTTGGQVIDADIVVVGIGVVPNDELAARSGLAVGDGVLVDAFCATSHPDVYAAGDVARHPNPMLGGPPVRLEHFQNAQNQGIAAARSMLGKATPYGEVPWFWSDQYELNIQMSGHPRPTDTVVWRGEPDDMRFTACYLRDGVLVAAIGVGRPRDVRAATRLIADRARPDPDLLADASVDVRHTAQRRES, encoded by the coding sequence TTGGCAACCCATGTGATCGTCGGCGCGGGCCTGGCGGGCGGCCGCGCCGCGGGCACGCTCAGGGACGAGGGGTTCGAGGGCCGCGTCGTCCTCGTCGACGCGGAGCCGCACCCGCCGTACGAGCGTCCGCCGCTGTCGAAGGAGCTCATCCTCGGCACCAAGCAGCCCGCCGACGCCCGGCTGTTCCCCGAGCCCTTCTACCGCGACAACGACATCGAGCTGCTGCTCGGCGCCGGCGTCGCGCGGCTGGCGCCCGGGGAGCACCGGGTGGAGCTGGCGGACGGCGCGACCATCGAGGCCGACAAGGTGCTGCTGGCCACCGGCAGCCGCCCCCGTCCCCTGCCGGTACCAGGGGCCGGTCTCCGCGGCGTCCACCACTTGCGGACGCTGGACGACGCGGAGACGATCCGCGCCGCCCTCCTGGACGGCGCCGCACTCGCCGTGGTGGGAGGCGGGTTCATCGGGGCGGAGCTCGCCGCGTCGGCCCGCGCCCTCGGCAACCCGGTGACCATGGTGGAGCTGGACGACCTGCCGATGCGGCGCGTCCTCGGCGACGACATCGCCGCGCGGCTGACCCGCTTCCACCGCGAGCGCGGCGTCCGCGTGATCACCCGCGTGGGCGTGGAGCGCTTCGAAGGCGACGGCGGCGGCCGGCCGGCGGACCGGCGGGTGCGGCGGGTCGTCACCACCGGCGGGCAGGTGATCGACGCCGACATCGTCGTCGTCGGGATCGGCGTCGTGCCCAACGACGAGCTCGCCGCCCGCAGCGGCCTCGCCGTCGGCGACGGCGTGCTCGTGGACGCCTTCTGCGCCACCTCGCACCCGGACGTGTACGCGGCCGGGGACGTCGCCCGCCACCCCAATCCGATGCTGGGCGGGCCGCCGGTCCGGCTGGAGCACTTCCAGAACGCGCAGAACCAGGGGATCGCCGCCGCCCGGTCGATGCTCGGCAAGGCCACACCCTACGGGGAGGTCCCCTGGTTCTGGTCCGACCAGTACGAGCTCAACATCCAGATGTCCGGGCACCCGCGCCCCACCGACACGGTCGTGTGGCGCGGGGAGCCCGACGACATGCGCTTCACCGCCTGCTACCTGCGCGACGGCGTGCTCGTGGCCGCGATCGGCGTCGGCCGGCCGCGGGACGTGCGGGCCGCCACCCGGCTGATCGCCGACCGCGCCAGGCCCGACCCGGACCTGCTCGCCGACGCGAGCGTGGACGTCCGCCACACGGCACAACGGAGGGAATCATGA
- a CDS encoding non-heme iron oxygenase ferredoxin subunit produces MMTGQNTASRLVRACAVDDLPPGGIRQVPGSPPIALYNIDGEFYATADLCTHGLSSLSEEGYLENGEIECGWHLARFCVRSGAVKAPPASTPLATYEVRVVDGEVYVVTTPS; encoded by the coding sequence ATGATGACCGGCCAGAACACCGCATCCCGGCTCGTGCGCGCCTGCGCGGTGGACGACCTGCCGCCCGGCGGGATCCGGCAGGTGCCCGGCAGCCCGCCCATCGCCCTCTACAACATCGACGGCGAGTTCTACGCCACCGCCGACCTGTGCACCCACGGCCTCTCCTCGCTGTCCGAGGAGGGCTACCTGGAGAACGGCGAGATCGAATGCGGGTGGCACCTCGCGAGGTTCTGCGTGAGATCCGGTGCCGTCAAGGCGCCACCGGCCTCCACCCCCCTCGCCACCTACGAGGTCCGCGTCGTCGACGGCGAGGTGTACGTGGTCACGACCCCCTCCTGA
- a CDS encoding SDR family NAD(P)-dependent oxidoreductase, which yields MGEADNRGARFAGRTAVITAAGAGIGAAIVREWCREGGRALICDLDATAARRVAESVRAGGGEVTWIAADVNRPDAAEAMVAAAVGAYGGVDTLFNVAGVNLLKSVEEMDDPDWYRIIDTNLTSVYRCSKHVLPELRRNGGGTIVNVASTAGIMAENRCAAYTAGKGGVVLLTRNMAMDYARDNIRVNALCPGSTMTPRIRSYLRDLPGHEKMIDTLNPMGRFAWPEEIARPALFLASDDASFITGASLVVDGGMTAGIRFPIFEEGR from the coding sequence ATGGGCGAAGCAGACAACCGCGGGGCGCGGTTCGCCGGGCGCACCGCCGTCATCACCGCGGCGGGCGCCGGGATCGGCGCGGCGATCGTCCGCGAGTGGTGCCGTGAGGGCGGGCGCGCGCTGATCTGCGACCTGGACGCCACCGCCGCGCGGCGGGTGGCCGAGTCCGTGCGCGCGGGCGGCGGCGAGGTCACCTGGATCGCCGCCGACGTGAACCGGCCGGACGCCGCCGAGGCCATGGTCGCCGCGGCGGTCGGCGCCTACGGGGGCGTCGACACGCTCTTCAACGTCGCCGGGGTCAACCTCCTCAAGAGCGTCGAGGAGATGGACGACCCCGACTGGTACCGCATCATCGACACCAACCTGACCTCCGTCTACCGCTGCTCCAAGCACGTCCTGCCGGAGCTGCGCCGCAACGGCGGCGGGACGATCGTCAACGTCGCGTCCACGGCGGGCATCATGGCCGAGAACCGCTGCGCCGCGTACACCGCTGGCAAGGGCGGCGTCGTCCTGCTCACCCGGAACATGGCGATGGACTACGCGCGCGACAACATCCGGGTGAACGCGCTCTGCCCGGGGAGCACCATGACGCCGCGCATCCGGTCCTACCTGCGGGACCTCCCGGGGCACGAGAAGATGATCGACACCCTCAACCCCATGGGGCGCTTCGCCTGGCCGGAGGAGATCGCCAGACCCGCGCTGTTCCTCGCCTCCGACGACGCCTCGTTCATCACCGGGGCGTCCCTGGTCGTGGACGGCGGGATGACCGCCGGGATCCGCTTCCCCATCTTCGAGGAGGGCCGCTAG
- a CDS encoding VOC family protein — protein MSAVNQLSYVVGETTDLRGWRRYGTEILGHQIVADSDDRLLYLRSDDRHHRLAVRAGHTDDVAYVGWEVADHAALEAAAAALERHGVTVVAGKPEEAADRRVLELAHFVCPHSGVRMELVVGHEMLHGPRFRPTRDLAGFRTGELGMGHVVLYAPDVKAAADFYVKVLGFGVTDFASIPGAGLFAAFLHCNPRHHSLAFMNIPGAPRKIQHVMFETVTMDDVGYSHDVCLDRKITSTAPGRHHNDRTFSFYFRNPSGWHFEYGWAPRTIDPGTWDTEHYLLQPGFAWGHQGLMEMV, from the coding sequence ATGAGCGCTGTCAACCAACTCTCCTACGTCGTCGGTGAGACCACCGACCTCAGGGGATGGAGGCGGTACGGCACCGAGATCCTCGGCCATCAGATCGTCGCCGACAGCGACGACCGCCTGCTGTACCTGCGTTCCGACGACCGTCACCACCGCCTGGCCGTCCGCGCCGGGCACACCGATGACGTGGCCTACGTCGGCTGGGAGGTGGCCGACCATGCGGCGCTGGAGGCCGCGGCCGCCGCACTGGAACGGCACGGCGTGACGGTCGTCGCGGGCAAGCCCGAGGAGGCCGCGGACCGCCGCGTCCTGGAGCTCGCCCACTTCGTCTGCCCGCACTCGGGCGTGCGGATGGAGCTGGTCGTCGGCCACGAGATGCTGCACGGCCCCCGGTTCCGTCCCACCCGCGACCTGGCGGGGTTCCGCACCGGCGAGCTCGGCATGGGCCACGTGGTGCTGTACGCGCCGGACGTCAAGGCCGCGGCGGACTTCTACGTGAAGGTCCTCGGCTTCGGCGTGACCGACTTCGCCAGCATCCCCGGGGCGGGCCTGTTCGCGGCGTTCCTGCACTGCAACCCCCGGCACCACTCGCTGGCGTTCATGAACATCCCCGGCGCGCCCCGCAAGATCCAGCACGTCATGTTCGAGACCGTCACCATGGACGACGTCGGCTACAGCCACGACGTCTGCCTGGACAGGAAGATCACGAGCACCGCGCCGGGACGCCACCACAACGACCGCACGTTCTCCTTCTACTTCCGCAACCCGTCCGGCTGGCACTTCGAGTACGGGTGGGCGCCCCGCACCATCGACCCCGGGACCTGGGACACCGAGCACTACCTGCTCCAACCCGGGTTCGCCTGGGGTCACCAGGGCCTCATGGAGATGGTCTGA
- a CDS encoding aromatic-ring-hydroxylating dioxygenase subunit beta produces the protein MTTDTGLRGGPPAARPDHLAMLDELYAAYAEVVDERRWERWPDMFTEECSYTVHTLENADRGLPLAYMLDDCRERLLDRVKFVTEVWAGTVEPYRTRHVIQRTRTEAAGDGAYRVRANVVVTYTEADGPPEILTSGYYDDHVRLTDAGPLFAGKRVYLDGTPTRYLVYPL, from the coding sequence TTGACCACTGACACCGGACTCCGGGGCGGCCCGCCCGCCGCCCGGCCCGACCACCTCGCGATGCTGGACGAGCTGTACGCCGCGTACGCCGAGGTCGTCGACGAGCGGCGGTGGGAGCGCTGGCCGGACATGTTCACAGAGGAGTGCTCCTACACGGTCCACACCCTGGAGAACGCCGACCGCGGCCTGCCCCTGGCGTACATGCTCGACGACTGCCGCGAAAGGCTCCTGGACCGCGTCAAGTTCGTCACGGAGGTGTGGGCGGGCACCGTCGAGCCGTACCGGACGCGGCACGTCATCCAGCGCACGCGCACCGAGGCGGCCGGTGACGGCGCCTACCGCGTGCGCGCCAACGTGGTGGTCACCTACACCGAGGCCGACGGCCCGCCGGAGATCCTCACCAGCGGCTACTACGACGACCACGTCCGGCTGACCGACGCCGGGCCGCTGTTCGCCGGCAAGCGCGTCTACCTCGACGGCACGCCGACCCGTTACCTCGTCTACCCGCTCTGA
- a CDS encoding aromatic ring-hydroxylating oxygenase subunit alpha has translation MTTAMPLGAAENTEDEYEAVRAKVAARFTNPLDLPKEIFADEVIYREEMRRIFNGPYWHPVAHLAELPEPGSFKTTWLGGVPLLVSRGQDGEVRAFVNTCTHRGTLLEQRSAGVAAEFECPYHRWLFDNQGCFRGAPGLRDFRADFDAGDYALPALRVGRLAGLVFVTRDPGAPSLEAFLGEAASPLGDCMLDDGRLTLLGYQKVVYRTNWKTYFDNDFYHAPLLHAGFRMLGWQGGSGKVITTRPVGHLCVEYQSRRYVDNGYLADTSVVEFRGEDDRARVVALRPVTVVTKHLDTINVRFARPMGVDRTEVHYAFFGHEGDTPEYADHRVRQASNLLGPSGFITIEDAAVFSRVQKTSGDDGYQRFVKGADRPPEQATQNDELANTIGWAHYRQVMGFDH, from the coding sequence ATGACGACGGCCATGCCCCTGGGCGCGGCGGAGAACACCGAGGACGAGTACGAGGCCGTCCGCGCGAAGGTCGCGGCGCGCTTCACCAACCCGCTGGACCTGCCGAAGGAGATCTTCGCCGACGAGGTGATCTACCGGGAGGAGATGCGCCGCATCTTCAACGGGCCGTACTGGCACCCGGTCGCCCACCTGGCCGAGCTGCCGGAGCCCGGCAGCTTCAAGACGACCTGGCTGGGCGGCGTGCCGCTGCTGGTGTCACGCGGGCAGGACGGTGAGGTCCGCGCGTTCGTCAACACCTGCACGCACCGCGGCACACTGCTCGAACAGCGTTCCGCCGGTGTCGCCGCCGAGTTCGAATGCCCTTACCACCGCTGGCTGTTCGACAACCAGGGGTGCTTCCGCGGGGCGCCGGGGCTGCGCGACTTCCGCGCCGACTTCGACGCCGGCGACTACGCGCTGCCCGCGCTGAGGGTCGGGCGGCTCGCCGGGCTCGTCTTCGTCACCCGCGACCCGGGGGCGCCGTCCCTGGAGGCGTTCCTGGGCGAGGCGGCGAGCCCGCTCGGCGACTGCATGCTCGACGACGGGCGGCTCACCCTGCTCGGCTACCAGAAGGTGGTCTACCGCACGAACTGGAAGACCTACTTCGACAACGACTTCTACCACGCGCCGCTGCTGCACGCCGGTTTCCGGATGCTCGGCTGGCAGGGCGGCAGCGGCAAGGTGATCACCACCCGGCCCGTCGGGCACCTCTGCGTCGAGTACCAGAGCAGGCGGTACGTCGACAACGGGTACCTCGCCGACACGAGCGTGGTGGAGTTCCGCGGCGAGGACGACCGCGCCCGCGTGGTGGCGCTGCGTCCCGTCACGGTCGTGACCAAGCACCTGGACACCATCAACGTCCGGTTCGCCCGGCCGATGGGCGTGGACCGCACCGAGGTGCACTACGCGTTCTTCGGCCACGAGGGCGACACCCCCGAGTACGCCGACCACCGGGTGCGGCAGGCGTCCAACCTGCTCGGTCCCAGCGGATTCATCACCATCGAGGACGCGGCGGTGTTCAGCCGCGTCCAGAAGACCTCGGGCGACGACGGCTACCAGCGGTTCGTCAAGGGCGCCGACCGGCCGCCCGAGCAGGCGACCCAGAACGACGAACTGGCCAACACCATCGGGTGGGCCCACTACAGGCAGGTGATGGGCTTTGACCACTGA